Proteins encoded by one window of Lathyrus oleraceus cultivar Zhongwan6 chromosome 1, CAAS_Psat_ZW6_1.0, whole genome shotgun sequence:
- the LOC127108586 gene encoding uncharacterized protein LOC127108586 encodes MLKSLTFKPIFLNLTTTKLFPFSKFNSRYSSTTSQQNQFTVSYLVTNFGFSSETATKASKRFHFDTSEKPDSVIAIFRNYGFSDSQINNLVRQAPNILKCDPHKRVLPKFQFLLSKGASDSEIVEIVSRSPRILYSSLENSIIPTFELVRRFLPSNEKVIERILQCKFFFGHYPVIKNVKLLLDDGVTDSNIRHLLLKRPSILLSYDMRSALDMVKEMGFNDPSNVNFCIALLAKRAMSKSRWDAKVVVFKRWGWSDEMVLQAFRKRPLCMLSSPEKINKVMRFWVNELGWNSSALVKRPDIFSYSLENRIIPRACVVSYLISKGLIENNVEVSTPFAVNEKVFLEKYVQSFKEERHDLLKLYQEKMDHKKIKENDDASGSY; translated from the coding sequence ATGTTGAAATCACTGACCTTCAAACCCATCTTTCTCAACCTCACAACAACAAAACTCTTTCCATTCTCTAAATTCAATTCTCGTTACTCTTCAACCACTTCACAACAAAACCAGTTCACCGTTTCATATCTCGTTACCAATTTCGGTTTCTCCTCAGAAACCGCTACAAAGGCTTCAAAACGCTTTCATTTCGACACTTCCGAAAAGCCAGATTCAGTAATCGCCATCTTCAGAAACTACGGTTTCTCTGATTCCCAGATAAACAACCTTGTTAGACAAGCACCCAACATTCTTAAATGTGACCCCCACAAGAGGGTTTTGCCAAAGTTTCAATTTTTACTCTCAAAAGGTGCTTCAGATTCTGAAATTGTGGAGATTGTAAGTAGAAGCCCTAGAATTCTCTATTCAAGTCTTGAGAATAGCATAATTCCTACTTTTGAATTGGTAAGAAGGTTCCTTCCATCTAATGAGAAAGTTATTGAACGAATACTTCAATGTAAATTTTTCTTTGGTCATTATCCTGTTATTAAGAATGTCAAGTTGTTGCTTGATGATGGAGTAACAGACTCAAATATAAGACATTTGTTACTCAAAAGACCATCTATATTATTATCTTATGACATGAGGAGTGCTTTGGATATGGTTAAGGAAATGGGATTTAATGATCCTTCTAATGTAAATTTTTGTATAGCATTGTTAGCCAAAAGGGCCATGTCGAAATCCCGGTGGGATGCGAAAGTTGTTGTTTTTAAGAGATGGGGTTGGTCTGATGAAATGGTTCTTCAAGCGTTTAGGAAGCGACCCTTGTGCATGCTATCATCCCCGGAGAAGATTAATAAGGTCATGAGATTTTGGGTGAATGAGTTGGGTTGGAACTCTTCGGCTCTTGTTAAAAGGCCGGATATTTTTTCCTATAGTTTGGAGAATAGGATCATTCCGAGGGCATGTGTTGTTTCATATCTGATCTCCAAAGGTTTGATTGAAAATAATGTTGAAGTGTCTACCCCTTTTGCTGTTAATGAAAAGGTGTTTCTTGAAAAGTATGTGCAAAGTTTTAAAGAGGAAAGACATGATTTGTTAAAGCTATACCAGGAGAAAATGGATCATAAGAAAATCAAGGAAAATGATGATGCGTCTGGAAGCTATTGA